The following proteins are co-located in the Noviherbaspirillum sp. UKPF54 genome:
- a CDS encoding bifunctional (p)ppGpp synthetase/guanosine-3',5'-bis(diphosphate) 3'-pyrophosphohydrolase, with the protein MNLTPADSTLSVAPNNRAASDRPASRNTDSPPKSDPNGQSTGVASVTLLINKLSEYLTPSDMKKVKEAYRFSDEMHLGQIRKSGEPYISHPIAVAEICADWKLDAQAIMAALLHDVMEDQDVTKEELIERFGAPVAALVDGLSKLDKIEFQSQIEAQAENFRKMLLAMARDVRVILVKLADRLHNMRTLDFMSPEKKRRIARETMEVYVPIAHRLGLNNIYRELQDLSFSHLYPVRYRTLSKAVKAARGNRREVVSKILDSVKTTLAATGIQAQVYGREKTLYGIYRKMRNKHLSFSQVLDVYGFRIVVDSFANCYVALGTLHALYKPMPGKFKDYIAIPKMNGYQSLHTTLIGPYGTPVEFQIRTQEMHRVAEAGVAAHWLYKDEEASLTDLQQRTHAWLQSLLDIQKQTGDSAEFLEHVKVDLFPDSVYVFTPKSQIIALPRGATVLDFAYTIHTDIGDQAIAAKINHEPAALRSELRNGDIVEITTAPSSRPSPNWLTFVRTGKARSAIRHHLRTVNLSESTELGKRLLAQALNAVHISPALPEPLTEKLLNESSAKSLDELYADIGVGKRMATLVARHIRGLIESESGMPLPDVDADIPGKLDPVTISGNEGVSVQLAPCCQPIPGDAIIGQLKRDQGISVHANDCDYAKRQRLKEPDRWIELIWGADLNRRFDCRLRVLVRNEKGVLARVAAEIGESDANITYVGMDDDKDTLMKLLRFTVQVEDRVHLARLMRNVRKIPGVTRILRERG; encoded by the coding sequence ATGAACTTGACACCTGCGGATTCAACGCTATCAGTTGCGCCCAATAACCGGGCGGCATCCGATCGCCCGGCATCACGAAATACCGATTCCCCTCCAAAATCCGATCCGAATGGCCAAAGCACCGGGGTCGCGTCGGTCACACTCCTGATCAATAAGCTGTCCGAATACCTGACGCCTTCCGACATGAAGAAGGTGAAGGAGGCGTATCGCTTCTCGGACGAGATGCACTTGGGCCAGATTCGCAAATCCGGCGAACCGTATATATCCCATCCGATTGCCGTCGCCGAGATCTGCGCCGACTGGAAGCTCGACGCGCAGGCGATCATGGCGGCGCTGCTGCATGACGTGATGGAAGACCAGGACGTCACCAAGGAAGAATTGATCGAACGCTTCGGCGCACCGGTCGCGGCCCTAGTCGACGGCTTGTCGAAACTGGACAAGATCGAATTCCAGAGCCAGATCGAGGCGCAGGCAGAGAACTTCCGCAAGATGCTCCTGGCGATGGCGCGCGACGTGCGCGTCATCCTGGTCAAGCTGGCCGACCGGCTGCACAACATGCGCACGCTGGATTTCATGTCGCCGGAAAAGAAGCGCCGCATCGCGCGCGAGACGATGGAAGTCTATGTGCCGATCGCGCACCGCCTCGGCCTGAACAACATCTACCGCGAACTGCAGGACCTGTCGTTTTCGCACCTCTATCCGGTGCGCTACCGCACCCTTTCCAAGGCGGTGAAGGCCGCGCGCGGCAACCGGCGCGAGGTGGTCAGCAAGATTCTCGACTCGGTCAAGACGACGCTGGCCGCCACCGGCATCCAGGCCCAGGTCTACGGCCGCGAGAAGACGCTATACGGTATTTACCGCAAGATGCGCAACAAGCACCTGTCGTTCTCACAGGTGCTGGACGTGTACGGTTTCCGCATCGTGGTCGACAGCTTCGCGAACTGCTATGTCGCGTTGGGCACACTGCACGCGCTGTACAAGCCGATGCCCGGCAAGTTCAAGGATTACATCGCCATTCCCAAGATGAATGGCTACCAGTCGCTGCACACCACGCTGATCGGCCCGTACGGCACGCCGGTCGAATTCCAGATCCGCACCCAGGAAATGCACCGCGTGGCCGAAGCCGGCGTGGCGGCGCACTGGCTGTACAAGGACGAGGAAGCAAGCCTGACCGACCTGCAGCAGCGCACCCACGCGTGGCTGCAGTCGCTGCTCGACATCCAGAAGCAGACCGGCGACTCGGCCGAATTCCTTGAACACGTGAAGGTCGACCTGTTCCCCGATTCGGTCTACGTATTCACGCCGAAGTCGCAGATTATCGCGCTGCCGCGCGGCGCCACCGTGCTCGACTTTGCATACACGATTCACACCGACATCGGCGACCAGGCGATCGCAGCGAAGATCAACCACGAGCCGGCCGCATTGCGCAGCGAACTGCGCAACGGCGACATCGTCGAGATCACCACCGCGCCCTCCTCGCGCCCAAGCCCCAACTGGCTCACGTTCGTCCGTACCGGCAAGGCGCGCTCGGCAATCCGCCATCATCTGCGCACCGTCAACCTGTCGGAATCGACCGAACTCGGCAAACGGCTGCTAGCGCAGGCGCTCAACGCAGTGCACATCAGCCCGGCACTCCCCGAACCGCTGACGGAAAAACTACTCAACGAGTCCAGCGCGAAGTCGCTCGACGAACTGTACGCCGACATCGGCGTCGGCAAGCGCATGGCGACACTGGTGGCGCGGCATATCCGCGGCCTGATCGAAAGCGAGTCGGGCATGCCGCTGCCGGACGTCGACGCCGACATCCCCGGCAAGCTCGACCCGGTCACCATCTCTGGCAATGAAGGCGTGTCTGTGCAACTCGCCCCGTGTTGCCAGCCGATTCCGGGCGACGCGATCATCGGCCAGCTCAAGCGCGACCAGGGCATCAGCGTGCACGCGAACGATTGCGATTACGCGAAGCGCCAGCGCCTCAAGGAGCCCGACCGCTGGATCGAGCTGATTTGGGGCGCGGACCTCAACCGGCGCTTCGACTGCCGCCTGCGGGTCCTGGTGCGCAACGAGAAAGGCGTGCTGGCGCGCGTGGCCGCGGAAATCGGCGAATCGGACGCCAACATCACCTATGTCGGCATGGACGACGACAAGGACACCCTGATGAAGCTGCTGCGCTTTACCGTTCAGGTGGAGGACCGCGTGCATCTGGCCCGCCTGATGCGCAATGTGCGCAAGATACCGGGCGTGACCCGCATCCTGCGCGAGCGCGGCTAG
- the rpoZ gene encoding DNA-directed RNA polymerase subunit omega has protein sequence MARITIEDCLKQIPNRFQLTLAATYRARQLLQGHTPKVEAKDKPTVIALREIASGKVGMEMLKKVPS, from the coding sequence ATGGCCCGTATCACCATTGAAGATTGCCTCAAACAAATCCCGAACCGCTTCCAGCTGACTCTGGCAGCCACCTACCGCGCACGCCAGCTGCTGCAAGGCCACACCCCAAAGGTGGAAGCCAAGGACAAACCGACCGTGATCGCGCTGCGCGAGATCGCCAGTGGCAAGGTTGGCATGGAAATGCTGAAAAAAGTCCCGAGCTAG
- a CDS encoding YicC/YloC family endoribonuclease, protein MTICSMTGYAVTTRETSAGTLTVELKSVNSRFLDLQFRINDDLRALEPALREAIMGRVQRGKVECRLSFGRKSVAGSTQNLNASALDGLSKMQNEIRQRFPDAPVLTVNELLRWPGVIEEGEITQDALQADVQATMAGALDAFVAARAREGAALQAMLLTRIDEMEAIVQRITPLVPQAVAQFQQKATERMKEALGLAAQSAAGATQTLSHEDALERIRQEVTMYGIRVDIAEELTRLSAHLSETRQVLKKGGQVGKRLDFMMQELNREANTVGSKAAVKELSDASMAMKLLIEQMREQVQNLE, encoded by the coding sequence TTGACTATCTGTAGCATGACCGGGTACGCGGTCACAACACGTGAAACTTCCGCCGGCACGCTGACGGTGGAGCTCAAGAGCGTCAACTCCCGCTTTCTCGATCTACAGTTCCGTATCAACGACGATTTGCGCGCGCTCGAACCCGCCTTGCGCGAAGCGATCATGGGCCGGGTCCAGCGCGGCAAGGTGGAATGCCGCCTGAGCTTTGGCCGCAAATCCGTTGCGGGATCGACACAGAATCTCAATGCCTCGGCGTTGGATGGATTGTCAAAAATGCAAAACGAAATCCGCCAACGCTTTCCCGATGCGCCGGTGTTGACCGTCAATGAGTTATTGCGCTGGCCTGGCGTAATCGAAGAAGGCGAAATTACGCAGGATGCGCTGCAGGCCGATGTGCAGGCGACCATGGCCGGGGCACTCGACGCCTTCGTCGCCGCGCGTGCGCGCGAAGGCGCCGCCCTGCAAGCGATGCTGCTGACGCGCATTGACGAAATGGAAGCTATCGTGCAGCGCATCACGCCGCTGGTGCCGCAAGCCGTCGCGCAATTCCAGCAAAAAGCGACCGAGCGCATGAAGGAAGCGCTGGGCCTGGCGGCTCAAAGCGCCGCCGGCGCCACCCAAACCCTGTCGCATGAAGATGCGCTGGAGCGCATTCGCCAGGAAGTGACCATGTACGGCATCCGGGTCGACATTGCCGAAGAGTTAACGCGCCTGTCGGCCCACCTGTCTGAAACGCGCCAGGTGCTGAAGAAAGGCGGCCAGGTCGGCAAGCGCCTCGACTTCATGATGCAGGAACTTAACCGCGAAGCCAACACGGTTGGCTCCAAGGCCGCCGTCAAGGAATTGTCCGACGCGTCGATGGCCATGAAGCTGCTGATTGAGCAGATGCGGGAACAAGTTCAGAATCTCGAATAA
- the hemW gene encoding radical SAM family heme chaperone HemW has product MIPIKPVGAGAGATTPAQAAAAFLRPGALHLSALPPLSLYVHFPWCVRKCPYCDFNSHEAKGGFPEEEYLAALRADLEGALPLIWGRKIYTVFIGGGTPSLMSAAGLDRLMSDIRTLLPLDGAAEITMEANPGTFEAEKFKSYRASGINRLSIGIQSFNARHLEALGRIHDDNEARKAVEIAHANFDNFNLDLMYALPSQTMEEARHDVETAIGCAPPHLSLYHLTLEPNTYFAKYPPHVPDDDASAEMQDMIAELTAAAGYRHYEVSAYARPGRQARHNLNYWQFGDYLGIGAGAHSKISFPHRIIRQMRYKQPKAYLEHARLGTPLQEEFEIGRGDLGFEFMLNALRLDEGFEVNLFAERTGLTLNAIEKSLNEAEAKGVLYRDHRIIKPTELGKRFLNDLQQVFLGD; this is encoded by the coding sequence ATGATTCCGATTAAGCCCGTCGGCGCGGGCGCCGGCGCGACGACTCCGGCGCAGGCCGCGGCGGCGTTCCTGCGGCCCGGCGCATTGCATTTGTCCGCCTTGCCGCCTTTGTCCCTGTACGTTCATTTTCCGTGGTGCGTCAGGAAGTGTCCGTACTGCGACTTCAATTCGCACGAGGCCAAAGGCGGTTTCCCGGAGGAGGAATATCTCGCCGCACTGCGGGCCGATCTAGAAGGCGCGCTGCCGCTGATCTGGGGCCGCAAGATCTACACGGTCTTCATCGGCGGCGGCACGCCCAGCCTGATGTCGGCCGCCGGACTCGACCGGCTGATGTCGGACATTCGCACGCTGCTGCCGCTCGACGGTGCAGCCGAGATCACGATGGAAGCCAATCCCGGCACCTTTGAGGCGGAGAAGTTCAAGTCGTATCGCGCCAGCGGCATCAATCGCCTGTCGATCGGCATCCAGAGCTTCAACGCGCGTCATCTGGAAGCGCTGGGGCGCATTCATGACGATAACGAGGCGCGCAAGGCGGTCGAGATTGCGCACGCGAATTTCGACAATTTCAATCTCGACCTGATGTACGCCCTGCCGTCGCAGACGATGGAAGAGGCCCGGCACGATGTCGAAACCGCGATTGGCTGCGCGCCGCCGCATTTGTCGCTGTATCACCTGACACTGGAGCCGAACACGTATTTCGCGAAATATCCGCCGCATGTGCCGGATGACGATGCCAGCGCCGAGATGCAGGACATGATTGCGGAACTGACCGCCGCCGCCGGCTACCGGCATTATGAAGTGTCGGCTTATGCGCGACCGGGGCGGCAGGCGCGCCACAACCTGAATTACTGGCAGTTCGGCGACTATCTCGGCATCGGTGCCGGCGCACACTCCAAGATTTCGTTCCCGCACCGGATCATCCGCCAGATGCGCTACAAGCAGCCGAAGGCATACCTTGAGCATGCACGGCTGGGCACGCCTCTGCAGGAAGAGTTCGAGATCGGTCGTGGCGACCTAGGCTTCGAATTCATGCTCAATGCATTGCGCCTGGATGAAGGTTTCGAGGTGAACCTGTTCGCCGAACGTACCGGGCTGACGCTCAACGCCATCGAAAAATCTCTGAACGAGGCCGAGGCGAAGGGGGTGCTGTATCGCGATCACCGGATCATCAAACCGACGGAGCTGGGCAAGCGTTTCCTCAACGACTTGCAGCAGGTTTTTCTCGGCGATTAA
- the gmk gene encoding guanylate kinase, whose protein sequence is MSDARSSSGSLFMVVAPSGAGKSTLVNALLAQEPAIKLSISFTTRQPRPLEQHGREYYFTSVDDFLKRREAGEFLESAEVHGNYYGTSRLLIEEQMKAGTDVLLEIDWQGAQQVKKRFPHAVGVFILPPSITALEERLKKRGQDDDHVITRRILAAGGEIAHAPEFEYVIINQEFATALSELTAIVKATRCRFAQQAARNASLFAQLGIHAALS, encoded by the coding sequence ATGTCCGACGCCCGCTCTTCCTCCGGCAGCCTGTTCATGGTAGTCGCGCCTTCCGGCGCGGGCAAATCCACGCTAGTCAACGCGCTCCTGGCACAGGAACCGGCCATCAAGCTGTCCATCTCGTTTACGACGCGCCAGCCGCGTCCGCTGGAGCAGCACGGCCGCGAATACTATTTCACCTCGGTCGACGATTTCCTGAAACGACGCGAAGCCGGGGAATTTTTGGAATCGGCCGAAGTCCACGGTAATTACTACGGCACCTCGCGCCTGCTGATCGAGGAACAAATGAAAGCAGGCACCGACGTCTTGCTGGAAATCGACTGGCAAGGCGCTCAGCAGGTGAAAAAGCGCTTCCCGCACGCGGTCGGCGTCTTCATTCTGCCGCCGTCGATCACCGCGCTGGAAGAGCGTCTGAAAAAGCGCGGGCAGGATGACGATCACGTGATTACGCGCCGCATCCTGGCCGCCGGCGGCGAAATCGCGCACGCCCCGGAGTTCGAATATGTTATTATTAATCAAGAGTTTGCGACTGCTTTGTCCGAACTGACCGCGATAGTCAAAGCGACTCGTTGCCGGTTTGCGCAACAAGCGGCGCGCAACGCCTCCCTGTTCGCCCAGCTTGGCATTCATGCCGCCCTCAGCTGA
- a CDS encoding SHOCT domain-containing protein produces the protein MMWNGAWGWHWMGGIGMLLFWVLIILLVLGALKYLRSGPADRPGVESGKTAMDFLEEAYAKGEITREEFLQKRADIRDK, from the coding sequence ATGATGTGGAATGGCGCGTGGGGATGGCATTGGATGGGCGGCATCGGAATGCTTCTCTTTTGGGTCTTGATCATTTTGCTGGTGCTTGGTGCGCTCAAGTATCTACGTTCCGGTCCAGCGGATCGGCCGGGCGTTGAAAGCGGCAAGACGGCAATGGACTTTCTGGAGGAAGCGTATGCCAAAGGAGAAATCACGCGTGAAGAGTTTTTGCAGAAGCGCGCGGATATCCGGGATAAATGA
- a CDS encoding MCP four helix bundle domain-containing protein, giving the protein MTVSYKTRIGNRLTLALFASLSMAMLIAANGMWKGIQNDKSVGTALAIPLSTERLVSDWNSNITSTVMRTTVLVHSRDSGLSAVFPATVTAGQNDELIRRVGDRLDTDQERVLFAKIVEIRNAYHAARDAVLKLKSTGHAQEAVKLLNEQYLPLSQHYQKAVSDLLQLQRTQVNEESSEMARTKTYGRQEIIALSVLAFLAGAALCWALKGYRNSSRHNLGKYNSKGEWDSFYETLA; this is encoded by the coding sequence ATGACCGTTAGTTACAAAACAAGAATTGGCAACCGATTAACGTTGGCTTTGTTTGCATCGCTGTCCATGGCGATGCTAATCGCAGCCAACGGGATGTGGAAAGGCATTCAAAATGACAAAAGCGTCGGGACGGCCTTGGCCATTCCTTTGAGTACCGAGCGTCTCGTAAGCGATTGGAACAGCAATATTACGAGCACGGTAATGCGCACAACGGTCCTGGTTCACAGCAGAGATTCAGGGCTATCGGCCGTTTTCCCTGCCACCGTCACGGCGGGGCAGAATGATGAACTTATCAGGCGCGTCGGCGACCGGCTGGACACTGACCAAGAAAGAGTCCTGTTCGCCAAAATTGTTGAAATCCGCAATGCATATCACGCAGCCAGGGATGCCGTGCTCAAACTGAAGTCCACGGGGCATGCTCAGGAAGCGGTAAAGCTGCTTAATGAGCAATATCTGCCGCTTTCGCAACATTACCAAAAGGCCGTGTCCGACTTGCTGCAGCTCCAAAGGACCCAGGTAAACGAAGAGTCCTCGGAAATGGCGCGTACTAAAACATACGGTCGGCAAGAAATAATCGCACTTTCAGTTCTGGCATTCCTTGCCGGAGCAGCTCTTTGCTGGGCATTGAAGGGATACAGGAATAGCTCGCGGCACAATCTAGGCAAGTACAACTCGAAAGGCGAGTGGGACAGCTTTTACGAAACATTAGCCTGA
- the rph gene encoding ribonuclease PH: MTFENRPSGRAADALRAVRLTRQYTKHAEGSVLVEFGDTRVICTASIEEKVPGFLKGKGQGWMTAEYGMLPRSTHSRMDREAAKGKQSGRTQEIQRLIGRSLRAAFDLNGFGERTLHLDCDVIQADGGTRTASITGAMVAAYDAFARLAEAKLIAAMPVKHFVAAVSVGVYRGQPVLDLDYLEDSGCDTDMNVVMTEAGHFVEVQGTAEGEAFDRATMNRLLDLAQSGIGELIALQKKTLGLSS, translated from the coding sequence ATGACGTTTGAAAACCGCCCCAGTGGCCGTGCCGCCGACGCGTTGCGCGCCGTGCGCCTGACGCGCCAGTACACCAAGCATGCCGAAGGATCGGTATTGGTGGAATTCGGCGATACGCGCGTGATCTGCACCGCCAGCATCGAAGAAAAGGTTCCCGGCTTCCTGAAAGGAAAAGGCCAGGGCTGGATGACCGCCGAATACGGCATGCTGCCACGTTCGACCCATAGCCGCATGGACCGCGAGGCGGCCAAAGGCAAGCAATCCGGGCGCACGCAGGAAATCCAGCGCCTGATCGGGCGTTCCCTGCGCGCCGCGTTCGATCTGAACGGTTTCGGCGAGCGTACCCTGCACCTCGATTGCGACGTGATCCAGGCCGATGGCGGCACCCGCACCGCGTCGATCACCGGCGCGATGGTTGCTGCATACGACGCCTTCGCACGGCTGGCAGAAGCGAAACTGATCGCCGCCATGCCGGTCAAGCATTTCGTGGCCGCCGTGTCGGTCGGCGTCTATCGCGGCCAGCCGGTGCTCGATCTCGACTATCTTGAAGATTCCGGCTGCGACACCGATATGAATGTCGTGATGACCGAGGCCGGCCATTTTGTCGAAGTGCAAGGAACCGCCGAAGGCGAGGCGTTCGACCGCGCAACGATGAACCGTCTGCTGGATCTGGCGCAATCCGGCATTGGTGAACTGATCGCACTGCAAAAGAAAACGCTCGGCCTGTCGTCCTGA
- a CDS encoding serine/threonine-protein kinase, whose product MAAQNNAPLPDGLEIAGYRIVKKIASGGFSIVYLAYDEDGNAVAIKEYLPSSLALRQPGELVPAIASENLPVFRIGLKCFFEEGRALARISHPNVVSVLNFFRANDTVYMVMAYESGRSLQDHILRRRDKGERPLVSERFIRKMFNQVMNGLREVHANKLLHLDLKPANIYLRMDGTPILLDFGAARQTLKTDMPKLYPMYTPGFAPPELYVKNGNLGPWTDIYSIGASMFACMVGAPPQPADQRKTNDKMEDHFRKLESTYSRELIQVIRWSLRIDPLERPQSVFALQKALREPVAEKREEDTALLEKISARLRSLFSGFGKAAQSNAANLHNNTR is encoded by the coding sequence ATGGCTGCGCAAAACAACGCTCCGTTGCCGGATGGACTAGAAATTGCCGGATACCGCATTGTAAAGAAGATTGCGTCCGGTGGGTTCAGTATTGTCTATCTGGCATACGATGAAGACGGCAATGCCGTCGCGATCAAGGAATACCTGCCCAGTTCGCTGGCCTTGCGCCAACCGGGCGAACTGGTGCCGGCCATTGCTTCCGAAAACCTGCCCGTGTTCCGCATCGGACTGAAGTGCTTCTTCGAGGAAGGTCGGGCGCTGGCACGCATCTCCCATCCGAACGTGGTCAGCGTGCTGAACTTCTTCCGCGCCAACGATACCGTCTACATGGTGATGGCTTATGAATCTGGCCGCTCACTGCAAGATCATATCCTGCGCCGGCGCGACAAGGGCGAGCGGCCACTGGTGTCGGAACGCTTCATACGGAAAATGTTCAATCAGGTGATGAACGGCTTGCGCGAAGTGCATGCCAACAAGCTCCTGCATCTCGACCTGAAACCGGCGAACATCTATTTGCGCATGGATGGCACGCCGATCCTGCTCGATTTCGGCGCCGCGCGGCAGACTTTGAAGACCGACATGCCGAAACTGTATCCGATGTACACGCCGGGCTTCGCGCCGCCGGAACTGTACGTCAAGAACGGTAATCTCGGCCCATGGACCGACATCTACAGCATCGGCGCGTCGATGTTCGCCTGCATGGTGGGCGCGCCGCCGCAGCCGGCCGACCAGCGCAAGACCAACGACAAGATGGAAGATCACTTCCGCAAGCTGGAAAGCACGTATTCGCGCGAGCTGATCCAGGTGATCCGCTGGTCCTTGCGCATCGACCCGCTCGAGCGCCCGCAAAGCGTGTTCGCGTTGCAGAAGGCCTTGCGCGAACCGGTGGCTGAAAAGAGGGAAGAAGATACCGCCCTGCTGGAAAAGATCTCCGCCAGATTGCGCAGCCTGTTCAGCGGCTTTGGAAAAGCGGCGCAGAGCAATGCCGCCAACTTGCATAACAACACCCGATAA
- a CDS encoding EAL domain-containing protein yields MDDFGTGYSSLSHLSNLPIDKLKVDQSFIRRLGHDNSSKAITIAVIALRRTLNLEIEGEGIERGKALSQNKRWPIWKSRGATSRKGISSAGRCWRQPLPAGTVREQGLSVVEQSLRTAESEFSVHTASD; encoded by the coding sequence CTGGATGATTTCGGCACTGGCTACTCCAGTCTTAGCCACCTCAGTAATCTTCCGATCGACAAGCTGAAGGTCGACCAGTCTTTCATACGCCGTCTGGGACACGACAATTCAAGTAAGGCCATTACGATAGCTGTCATTGCACTGAGAAGGACGCTGAATCTGGAAATCGAGGGGGAAGGCATTGAGAGGGGGAAGGCATTGAGTCAGAACAAGCGCTGGCCTATCTGGAAGAGCAGGGGTGCAACCTCGCGCAAGGGTATTTCATCAGCCGGCCGTTGCTGGCGGCAGCCTTTGCCGGCTGGTACCGTGAGAGAGCAAGGACTATCTGTAGTTGAACAGTCGCTTCGAACGGCTGAAAGCGAATTCAGCGTCCATACGGCTAGTGATTAA
- the rdgB gene encoding RdgB/HAM1 family non-canonical purine NTP pyrophosphatase, with translation MSRTLVLASNNAGKLKEFGEMLAPIGFTVRPQREFNVPEAEEPHPTFLENALAKARHAARLTGMPALADDSGVCVTALGGAPGVLSARFAGEPKSDQRNNEKLIADLTPHADRSAYYYCVLVFVRHADDPQPIIADGRWNGEIIAVARGQGGFGYDPYFWLPAQGKTVAELSADEKNRLSHRGQALRLLVEKLR, from the coding sequence ATGTCCCGTACCCTCGTTCTTGCATCAAATAACGCCGGCAAACTGAAAGAATTCGGCGAAATGCTTGCGCCGATCGGCTTTACCGTTCGCCCCCAGCGCGAATTCAACGTGCCGGAAGCGGAAGAACCGCATCCGACCTTTCTCGAGAATGCGCTTGCCAAGGCGCGCCATGCGGCTCGCCTGACCGGCATGCCGGCCTTGGCCGACGATTCGGGCGTGTGCGTCACCGCTCTGGGCGGCGCGCCGGGCGTGCTGTCGGCGCGCTTTGCCGGAGAGCCGAAGTCCGATCAGCGCAATAATGAAAAGCTGATTGCCGACCTGACGCCGCATGCCGACAGATCGGCCTATTATTACTGTGTTCTGGTATTCGTGCGCCATGCCGACGACCCGCAGCCGATCATCGCCGACGGGCGCTGGAATGGCGAAATCATTGCGGTGGCTCGCGGGCAGGGCGGGTTCGGCTACGATCCGTATTTCTGGCTGCCCGCGCAGGGCAAGACCGTGGCGGAATTGAGCGCGGATGAAAAGAACCGCCTGTCGCATCGCGGCCAGGCGTTACGCTTGCTGGTTGAAAAACTACGATGA
- a CDS encoding PP2C family serine/threonine-protein phosphatase has protein sequence MRFSVYQESHIGGRRNNQDRMGYSFTRDALLLVVADGMGGHIQGETAATIALQTIGSLFQQNATPYVKKPEKFLEESFLAAHREIHRYRAINNLPETPRTTIVACIVQHNSAYWAHCGDSRLYWMRQGQILARTRDHSRIETLIAQGKVDPSERDTHPDRNKLFNCLGAPNMPIVELSRRASLQPGDVLLLCSDGLWSVLPDHVLAQTLQNNTVVRAVPDLLSTAVSIAGKTSDNVTALAMTWESGNALQDSPSTITTHTLPVGSVTTTIQAARHVDPEPSDVFDESEIEKAIAEIRGAIEKTSRITSKN, from the coding sequence ATGCGATTTTCTGTCTATCAAGAGAGCCACATCGGCGGCCGCAGGAATAACCAGGACCGCATGGGGTACAGTTTTACCCGCGATGCGCTGCTGCTCGTGGTCGCCGACGGCATGGGCGGGCACATTCAGGGCGAAACGGCTGCGACCATTGCACTGCAGACGATCGGCTCGCTGTTCCAGCAGAACGCGACTCCCTACGTGAAAAAGCCGGAGAAGTTCCTCGAGGAGAGCTTCCTGGCGGCGCACCGCGAGATCCATCGTTACCGCGCCATCAATAATTTGCCGGAAACGCCGCGCACGACTATCGTGGCCTGCATCGTGCAGCACAACAGCGCGTACTGGGCGCACTGCGGCGACTCGCGCCTGTACTGGATGCGCCAGGGGCAGATCCTGGCGCGCACGCGCGATCACTCGCGCATCGAAACTTTGATTGCGCAGGGCAAGGTCGATCCTTCCGAGCGCGATACCCACCCCGATCGCAACAAGCTGTTCAATTGCCTTGGCGCGCCGAACATGCCGATCGTCGAATTGTCGCGCCGCGCCAGCCTTCAGCCGGGCGACGTCTTGCTGCTGTGTTCCGATGGCTTGTGGTCGGTGTTGCCGGACCATGTATTGGCACAGACCTTGCAGAACAATACCGTGGTGCGCGCCGTGCCTGACTTGCTGTCGACTGCGGTCAGCATCGCGGGCAAGACCAGCGATAATGTCACCGCGCTCGCGATGACATGGGAAAGCGGCAATGCATTGCAGGATTCCCCGAGCACCATTACCACGCATACTTTACCGGTCGGCAGCGTCACTACTACAATCCAGGCAGCGCGCCATGTCGACCCGGAACCGAGCGACGTATTCGACGAGAGCGAAATCGAAAAGGCGATCGCCGAGATTCGCGGCGCGATCGAAAAGACTTCCCGTATCACTTCAAAGAATTAA